The segment CCTGTATATCTGCGCGACGTCCTCCACCCCCATCGCAGCCACAATGGCCCTGAAGGGATTGTCCCCCGGAGCGGCCCTTGTCTTCCTGCTCGCAGGACCTGCGACCAATGCCGCGACCATCGCCGTCACCTCCAAGGTGCTGGGCAAGCGCGCCACCGCCATCTATGTCGGAGCCATCGCCCTCTGCGCCCTTGGCATCGGCTGGCTGGTCAATCGCATCTATTTCGCCATGGGTCTGTCGGTCACATCCTGGGTCCGTGCCTCGGAGGCCGACCACATCACATGGTGGAGTATCAGCGCATCGCTGATTCTGTTGGCGCTCATTGTTCGCCCTCTGCTCATCCGAGGGAAAAGCCATCAGCATGCCAGCAGTTGCGGTTCGGGGTGCGGCTGCGGCCCGCAGCCTCTGAAGCCCTTGAGTGGTCAGAATTTCACGGTGAAATAACCATAAACGGGGAGCCAGAAGGCTCCCCGTTTTTCATTGGATCGTAATCAAGTCACTGCGGGTCAGACTGATCACCCTGCGCGTTCCCGGCCCGGTCAGCAGCAACTGCACAGTGGCCTGCTCGGTATAGAGATCGGCCGCGGACAGGCAATCCACGGGCAGGAGCACCTTCAGCCCCCGGAACCCAGCAGCAGTCGCCGTATGCAGCACCGCCCCATGAGCCGCAGTGCCCGTGACGATGACCGTATCAACGCCCAGGTCCTGCAGGATTTTCTCCAAATCGGTATCCCAGAATTTATCCACGCTGGAAGCAACGATGGGCTCACTCTTCTTCGGAACCACCAGATCAAGGATGGGCGTCATCTTCGGCGTCAGACTGTAGACCACAGGCAACCCTGCTTCCCGGGCACGGCGAATCAGCTCGGCAATGCGTGGCACGGTGTCCAGGCATCGGGGTCGCCTGGCCGCATTGCAGGTCAACTCCTCGATATCCAATACCAGCAGGGCCGTGCTGGCGGGGTTGGCCTGCACCACATTGATCTGTGGGATCTCAGGGGCCTGCGCCTGATCCCAGAGCCCATCTATGGACTGCGCAAGAGTCTGCCCAGGAGCAGCCAACAGCCAGACGACCATCGCAAGCAGTATCATCCTCCTCATGGCACCCTCCAGAAAACGGATTTTCATGCAGCGTACACCAAACGCCCAAGCTTGCCACTCCCAAGAGCATAAAAAAGGCTGCACCCCGTGAGGAGGTGCAGCCTTGGATGTATCCTGAATGGCTTTGGAGCCTAGCCCGCGAGCAAAGCCCTGAGCTTGGTCAAAGCGGCTTCGATGCCTGCGGGGTTGGTTCCGCCAGCCTGAGCCATATCCGGGCGCCCGCCTCCGGAGCCCCCCACTTCGGCAGCCACATCCTTGATCAGGGCCGGTGCGGTGAAGCGGTCATGCAGATCCTTGGAGACGTAGATAGCCACATTGGCCTTGCCGGCAGCCTCGCAAATCAGGCAAGCCACGCCCGATGCCAGCTTGGAGCGTACGTCATCCATCATCTTACGCATGGCCCCCATGTTGGGAGCGTTGACCTTGGCGGCCAGAACCTTGATCCCGCCGAGTTCCTCGACGCTGTCCATGATATCCGCACCACCGGCAGAAGAAGCAGCCTGGGCCGCGATCTTCTCGATGTCCTTCTTGAGCTTCTTGACCTCACGGTTCAAAGCCAGGACTCGCTCGGGCAATTCGGCAGGGCTGCCCTTGAGCACCTCGGCAGCCTTTTCGGCTGCCAGGCGGATGGCATTGAACTGATTGATGGCATTCCAACCCGTGGCGGCCTCGATGCGCCGCACACCGGCAGCCACGCCGGATTCGGACAGAATCATGAAGGGACCAGCCTGCCCCGTGGAGCGCAAGTGCGTTCCACCGCAAAGCTCCACGGATTCGCCGGGAACCGAAACAACCCGCACGGTGGAATCGTATTTCTCACCGAACAGGGCCATGGCGCCC is part of the Desulfovibrio ferrophilus genome and harbors:
- a CDS encoding cysteine hydrolase → MRRMILLAMVVWLLAAPGQTLAQSIDGLWDQAQAPEIPQINVVQANPASTALLVLDIEELTCNAARRPRCLDTVPRIAELIRRAREAGLPVVYSLTPKMTPILDLVVPKKSEPIVASSVDKFWDTDLEKILQDLGVDTVIVTGTAAHGAVLHTATAAGFRGLKVLLPVDCLSAADLYTEQATVQLLLTGPGTRRVISLTRSDLITIQ